One Ornithinicoccus hortensis genomic window, TCGAGCGCGACGCGTTCGCGGCGGTCACCAACGCGTTTACCTCCGGGATGACGCCGGCCGACCGGGAGCACTACCTCGACCTGGCGCTGCGGGCCGCCGCCGAGCGGGGGATCGGCCTGGTGCACGAGACGGGGGCGGACCACCTCACCAACTTCGAGGACGTCCGGGCGGTGCTCGAGGCCGGCCAGGGGGCGGGCCGGGTCGGGACCGTCGCGTACTGGGGGATGCTCACCGACTCGGCTGAGGAGGCGCGGGAGCTGGCCCGTCACCTGGGGGTGATCGGCCTGGCCGGCGACCTGTGCGCCGACGGGTCGTTCGGCTCCCGGACCGCCCACGTGGTCGAGCCCTACCTCACCGACGACGGAACCCCGGGGGAGCACCACGGCTACGGCTACCTGTCGGTGGAGCAGGTGCGCGACCACGTGGTCGCCTGCACCCGGGCGGGGCTGCAGGCCGGGGGACACGTGATCGGTGACGCCGCCCTGCACACCATGGCCGAGGGGTTCCGGCAGGCGGCCGACGTCGTCGGCCGCGAGGCGGTCCGGGCGGCCCGCCACCGGTGGGAGCACGTCGAGCTGCCGGACGCCGAGGTGCTGGCCACGATGGCCGAGCTGGGGATCTGGGCCAGCATGCAGTCCTCCTTCGACGCCGCCTGGGGCGGTGAGGACGGCATGTATGCCGCACGGCTGGGGCCGCAGCGGGCGCTGGCCGCCGTCCCGCTGCGCAGCATGCTCGATGCCGGGGTGCGGGTCGCCCTGGGATCGGACAGCCCGGTGACCCCGTTGGCCCCGTGGGCCGGGGTCCGGGCCGCCGTCCTGCACCACAACCCGGGGCAGCGGATCGGGGTGGACGAGGCGTTCGCGGCCCACACCCGCGAGGGCTACGAGCTGGCCGGGCGCCCCGGTGGCCGGCTGGCCCAGGGGGAGCCCGCCAGCTACGTGGTCTGGGAGGTACCGGACGGGACGGAGCTGCGTCCTGACGGGCTGCCCGACCTGTCCGACCGGGACGCCGACCTCCCGTCGGCCACCCGCACGGTGGTGGACGGCCACCTGGTCTTCGACCGCGAGCGCTTCTAGCGGGCGCAGGTGGTCTGGTCGGCGTGTCGAGAGCGACACGCCGACCTGTCAAAAATTGACCCGATGTTTTGCCGGCGTGAGCCCCGCCGCTGACCTGCGTTAACGCGTGTCTGCGCAGGTCAGCGGCCAGTTGACAGTCCGTGCCGGAGCACTAGATTTGTCTGCTAAGTCCGCATCGCCTGCACCACCAGTAGGCGGTTGCGTGCCCTGACCAGGGGACCGGCCGTGGCACTGCGCCATCGTTACCAACGGTCGTGCCCGTGGTCGGGTCCGTGTCAGAGGGAACGGTGTGGACAGCTAGGGCCCGTGCGCTTAGTAGACAACGGGGGTCGTGTCGTCAGCCCGTCGACATGCCCTCGGCCCCAACGGCGCGCGGGCCCTGGCTAGTCCCCCGGGCCGTGGTCTTCCGAGGTGCCCTGGTGCCGCGGGCGCGCCCGCCGTCTGCGGTGCAGACTCCTCGCCTACGCTGGCGGGGTGCCGGCCCGCCTCCTCCTCGCCCTGCTGTCGGGCGTCAGCATGTACCTGGCCTTCCCCTCGCACGGCGTCTGGCCGCTGGCCGTGGTCGGCGCCGGGGGAGTGGCGCTGGCGGCGACCGGTGCCCGGGTGCGCGGAGGGTTCCTGGTGGGTCTCGTCGCCGGTCTCGGCTACTTCGTGCCGCTGCTGTCCTGGTCCGGTATCTACGTGGGGGCACTGCCCTGGCTGGCGCTGGCCACCCTCGAGGCGCTCTACATCGCCCTGCTGGGGGCCGTCGTCGGGGCACTGTCCCGGCGGGGCAGCCCGCGGGAGGTCCCAGTCCCCGTGCTCGGCGCATCGCTGGCCTGGGTGGCCAGCGAGCTGGCCCGGAGCACCACCCCGTTCGGTGGCTTCCCGTGGGGGCGCCTGGCGTTCAGCCAGGCGGACTCGCCCGTCCTGGGGGTGGCCTCGCTATTGGGGACCCCCGGCGTCACCTTCCTCGTGGCGTTGGCCGGCGCCCTGCTCGCCCGTGCCGTCCAGGAGCTCGCGGCCGGGCGGCACTCCGTCCGACGGGCCGGTGCCGCCACCGGGGTGCTGGCGATGGTCGGTGCAGTGGTGGTCGTCCTGGCGCCCACGACCGTGCCCCGCCCCGTCGACGGGACACCGGTGCAGGTCCTGGGCGTGCAGGGCAACGTGCCCGAGATGACCCTGGAGTTCAACGCCCAGCGGCGGGAGGTGCTGGACCGACACGCGCGGACCACGCTGGCGGCGGCCGACCTGGTCGCGGCCGGGGAACTGTCGCAGCCCGCGCTGGTGGTCTGGCCGGAGAACTCCTCGGACATCGATCCGCTGCGCAACGCGGACGCGGAGCAGGTGATCAACCAGGCGGTGGAGGGCATCGGGGCGCCGGTGGTGGTCGGCGCGGTGCTCCGCGAACCGGAGGGCTACGTGAGCAACGCCAGCCTGCTCTGGCTCCCGGGGGAGGGCGTGGTGGACCGTTATGTCAAGCAGCGTCCGGTGCCCTTTGCCGAGTACATCCCCTACCGCGACTTCTTCCGCCTCTTCAGCGACAAGGTGGACCTGGTCAGCCGGGACTTCTACCCCGGTGACGAGGTGGGGCGGCTGGACGTCCCGCTGGCCTCGGGGTCGCTGCCGGTGGGGGTGGCGATCTGCTTCGAGGTCGTCGTCGACGACCTGATGCGGGAGAACGTCCGGGAGGGGGCCGAGCTCCTGCTCGTGCCGACCAACAACGCGACCTTCGGCTTCACCGACGAGTCGGTGCAGCAACTGGCCGCCTCCCGGGTGAAGGCGGTGGAACTGGGGCGGTCGGTGGTGCACATCAGCACGGTCGGGGTCAGTGGCCTGGTGACCCCGGACGGTCGGGTCCACGACCAGACCGAGCTGTTCACCCAGGACATCATCGCCGGCGAACTGCCCCGGCGGACCGAGCTGACCCTCGCCGTCCGGCTCGGCGGGTGGCCGGAGGGGGTCGC contains:
- a CDS encoding amidohydrolase; its protein translation is MTSPTPSPTPTPGARLLRGGRVVSPGHPGATALLTRGTEVVWVGTDAEAAGHEDSVEEVVELEGALVTPAFADSHVHLTMTGQGLDGIDLSGTRSLSEALRLIETAARHTRGRPVYAHSWDETNWVERRPATAAELDRAAYGGVVYMPRVDAHSASVSSSMAAVARVHGLDGWDGAGVVERDAFAAVTNAFTSGMTPADREHYLDLALRAAAERGIGLVHETGADHLTNFEDVRAVLEAGQGAGRVGTVAYWGMLTDSAEEARELARHLGVIGLAGDLCADGSFGSRTAHVVEPYLTDDGTPGEHHGYGYLSVEQVRDHVVACTRAGLQAGGHVIGDAALHTMAEGFRQAADVVGREAVRAARHRWEHVELPDAEVLATMAELGIWASMQSSFDAAWGGEDGMYAARLGPQRALAAVPLRSMLDAGVRVALGSDSPVTPLAPWAGVRAAVLHHNPGQRIGVDEAFAAHTREGYELAGRPGGRLAQGEPASYVVWEVPDGTELRPDGLPDLSDRDADLPSATRTVVDGHLVFDRERF
- the lnt gene encoding apolipoprotein N-acyltransferase; the protein is MPARLLLALLSGVSMYLAFPSHGVWPLAVVGAGGVALAATGARVRGGFLVGLVAGLGYFVPLLSWSGIYVGALPWLALATLEALYIALLGAVVGALSRRGSPREVPVPVLGASLAWVASELARSTTPFGGFPWGRLAFSQADSPVLGVASLLGTPGVTFLVALAGALLARAVQELAAGRHSVRRAGAATGVLAMVGAVVVVLAPTTVPRPVDGTPVQVLGVQGNVPEMTLEFNAQRREVLDRHARTTLAAADLVAAGELSQPALVVWPENSSDIDPLRNADAEQVINQAVEGIGAPVVVGAVLREPEGYVSNASLLWLPGEGVVDRYVKQRPVPFAEYIPYRDFFRLFSDKVDLVSRDFYPGDEVGRLDVPLASGSLPVGVAICFEVVVDDLMRENVREGAELLLVPTNNATFGFTDESVQQLAASRVKAVELGRSVVHISTVGVSGLVTPDGRVHDQTELFTQDIIAGELPRRTELTLAVRLGGWPEGVAVGALALLLVIRVAGTMRVRVSSGR